The Deltaproteobacteria bacterium genome includes a window with the following:
- a CDS encoding WYL domain-containing protein — protein MTRRKAVPRKASREDYFERIWNLLRQMDEAGLNGATVEDLAGHMAAVDERTVRRYAEDCVKIGIVEIVPPKDKRERRRYRINDDTKRMWRLKFDPVEVGSIILGETVLRRSGHDLYANALKRVRSRIEETAGPLLKKQFDGLDRTLVLTQPTRLENLLVLENLHRALAESRIAVIHYEKPGAKVRPHEVKPVALIAGPNMAGGRLYLLADHVAKGYRLEFALPRIRDVVVTGTAFTPPDPASLQKELSASFGVFVGGKPEKVRIRFTGSAAAYAQEHQWHPSQKFRKINDTEVELVMTCTVTDQLVGWVLSFGSSAKVVGPRRLEVMVRNEAGKVVSGW, from the coding sequence ATGACAAGAAGGAAAGCAGTCCCCCGGAAGGCATCCCGCGAGGACTATTTCGAGCGGATCTGGAACCTGCTCCGGCAGATGGACGAGGCGGGACTGAACGGCGCAACCGTCGAGGACCTCGCCGGACATATGGCGGCGGTCGATGAGCGGACTGTGCGCCGCTATGCCGAGGATTGCGTCAAGATCGGCATCGTCGAAATCGTCCCGCCAAAAGACAAGCGGGAGCGCCGCCGTTACCGGATCAATGACGATACCAAACGGATGTGGCGGCTCAAGTTCGATCCCGTGGAAGTCGGATCGATCATCCTGGGCGAAACGGTCCTGCGCCGGTCAGGGCACGACCTGTATGCAAACGCGCTGAAGCGAGTCCGAAGCCGCATCGAGGAAACGGCAGGCCCCCTGCTCAAGAAGCAGTTTGACGGGCTCGACCGCACACTGGTTCTCACCCAGCCGACGCGCCTCGAAAATCTTCTCGTGCTGGAAAACCTCCACCGGGCACTGGCCGAGAGCCGCATCGCAGTCATTCACTACGAGAAACCGGGGGCGAAAGTCCGCCCGCACGAAGTGAAGCCCGTGGCCCTCATCGCCGGGCCGAACATGGCGGGCGGGCGGCTCTACCTGCTCGCCGATCATGTCGCCAAGGGATACCGGCTGGAGTTCGCCCTGCCGCGTATCCGGGATGTTGTCGTAACCGGAACCGCCTTTACGCCGCCCGATCCGGCATCGCTGCAGAAGGAACTCAGCGCTTCGTTCGGCGTGTTTGTCGGCGGGAAGCCGGAGAAAGTCCGCATCCGGTTCACCGGCAGCGCCGCCGCCTACGCCCAGGAACACCAGTGGCACCCGTCGCAGAAATTCCGCAAGATCAATGATACCGAGGTGGAACTCGTCATGACCTGCACGGTCACCGATCAGCTTGTCGGCTGGGTGCTGTCGTTCGGTAGCTCGGCGAAGGTGGTGGGGCCGAGGCGGCTGGAAGTGATGGTGAGGAATGAGGCGGGGAAAGTCGTCTCTGGTTGGTAA
- a CDS encoding DUF2779 domain-containing protein: protein MSKAQAPRLSKSRYMYGLQCPLRLWYHVYEPDLAEEADEVQQAVFDTGHEVGVLAQQRYPGGVLVEADHTQTDEALKQTAKLLKDPKVSVIYEAAFMHENVLVRADIIERVGKDRWNLIEVKSSTKVKEQFEEDVALQYWVLKGAGLKVESAGVLLLSRDYVFDGRKLDLKNLFTLHDRTSLAIGRQKEIAAKVAGLYAMLAKKKPPKIGPGDQCTVPYPCPFYAHCTKGMIYPDHPVEHIPSLHAAKKEQLRAMGVAEIHEVPDDFPLSPLQRRAVSVVRSGKTWKSGKLGKVLKDLPGPVHYLDFETFMPAIPRYAGTRPYDSVPFQWSLHVEKGRKGHDHRMFLATTGDDPREELAVQLIESVERTGVICTYSAFEARVINQLAKDLPKLEKPLLKLVDRLWDMLPVLREHIYHPEFHGSFSIKSVLPALVPEMTYEGMDVAGGMEAGVAFMTMLSVDDPKEKKRLEKALRDYCGQDTLAMVKLREKLMEG, encoded by the coding sequence ATGAGTAAAGCCCAGGCCCCCCGCCTCTCCAAATCCCGGTACATGTACGGGCTCCAATGCCCGCTCCGGCTCTGGTACCACGTCTATGAGCCTGACCTGGCGGAGGAGGCCGACGAGGTCCAGCAGGCGGTGTTCGATACCGGCCACGAGGTGGGCGTCCTGGCGCAGCAGAGGTATCCGGGGGGAGTGCTGGTCGAGGCCGATCACACGCAGACGGATGAGGCGCTCAAGCAGACGGCGAAGCTACTGAAAGATCCGAAGGTTAGCGTCATTTACGAAGCGGCCTTCATGCACGAGAACGTGCTGGTCCGGGCGGACATCATCGAGCGCGTTGGCAAGGACCGCTGGAACCTGATCGAGGTGAAATCGAGTACGAAGGTGAAAGAACAGTTCGAGGAAGACGTGGCGCTTCAGTACTGGGTGCTGAAGGGCGCGGGCCTCAAGGTCGAATCGGCCGGAGTCCTGCTCCTGAGCCGCGACTACGTATTCGACGGCAGGAAGCTCGATCTCAAGAACCTTTTCACGCTGCACGACCGGACTAGTCTGGCCATAGGCCGTCAGAAAGAGATCGCTGCCAAAGTCGCCGGACTTTACGCGATGCTGGCGAAGAAGAAACCTCCGAAGATCGGGCCGGGTGATCAGTGCACGGTTCCCTATCCGTGCCCCTTCTACGCCCACTGCACGAAGGGGATGATATATCCCGATCATCCGGTGGAACACATCCCGTCGCTTCACGCAGCGAAAAAGGAACAGCTCCGGGCGATGGGCGTTGCGGAGATTCATGAGGTGCCGGACGATTTTCCCCTGAGCCCCCTGCAGCGCCGGGCCGTTTCGGTGGTCCGGTCGGGGAAAACCTGGAAATCCGGCAAGCTGGGCAAGGTGCTTAAGGACCTGCCGGGCCCGGTCCACTACCTCGACTTCGAGACCTTCATGCCGGCAATCCCGCGCTACGCCGGAACGCGCCCCTATGACTCGGTGCCGTTCCAGTGGTCGCTCCATGTGGAGAAGGGAAGGAAAGGGCACGACCACCGGATGTTTCTGGCGACGACCGGTGACGACCCGCGCGAAGAACTGGCGGTGCAGCTGATCGAATCGGTCGAAAGGACAGGCGTCATCTGCACCTATTCCGCTTTTGAAGCCCGGGTCATCAACCAGCTTGCCAAGGACCTGCCGAAGCTGGAGAAACCACTGCTGAAACTGGTGGACCGGCTGTGGGACATGCTCCCGGTCCTGCGCGAGCATATCTACCATCCCGAGTTCCACGGATCGTTCTCGATCAAGTCTGTGCTGCCCGCGCTGGTGCCCGAGATGACCTACGAAGGGATGGATGTAGCGGGCGGAATGGAGGCGGGCGTCGCCTTCATGACCATGCTCTCAGTAGACGATCCGAAGGAAAAGAAGCGGCTGGAGAAAGCGTTGCGGGATTACTGCGGTCAGGACACCCTGGCGATGGTGAAGCTGCGGGAAAAGTTGATGGAGGGGTGA
- a CDS encoding NERD domain-containing protein yields MARIFPTPLPDSVRKEPRLNAEVKVYDRLAKLPGPYTVYYSVRWPSKNPKGRTSDAEADFVVVHPAKGVLVIEVKGGGVAHDGPTGKWFSVDRDGRRHEIDDPVKKAMILKNDLVKRLKEQPGWRNSGMICHAVAFPDLRDRNTQLAPDLPTPIALFEPDLIYLEEKLESAFSFWSNQSAHRSEMLESDLAVVERFFAPTYELRKPLGVLLSDTDTEIFRLTNQQFAVLRCNRRNARASVAGGAGTGKTLLAIEKAREFARDGMSTLFVCFNKPLADYVKTALAGTDGVTVSTFHGLCHDYAERAGLPVLPLGTKEVPADYFRKQLPAWMSEALGKRPDDRFNAVVVDEAQDIEEDWWPLILGTLFEPDEQPLWVFYDPNQRFYRQGSSFPEFATELTLDENLRNTKPIQQFAARFCSNEEFIPGGPDGPPVEQLKLPSNLKLADALETVLDRLIHEDLIPAEEIAILTGVSLKKSALNGIKKIGNWELTPSDQPVRGKVVLETIHRFKGLERQVVILVETESLATATGDEKKDQDHRNLMYVGCTRARGLLICNSV; encoded by the coding sequence ATGGCACGTATCTTCCCAACGCCCCTGCCGGACAGCGTCCGGAAGGAGCCTCGCCTCAACGCGGAGGTGAAGGTCTACGACCGGCTGGCGAAACTGCCGGGTCCCTACACCGTCTATTACTCGGTGCGCTGGCCGTCGAAGAACCCCAAGGGCCGGACCAGCGACGCGGAGGCGGATTTCGTCGTCGTCCATCCGGCGAAGGGTGTTCTCGTGATCGAAGTGAAGGGCGGCGGGGTGGCGCACGACGGCCCGACCGGGAAGTGGTTCAGCGTGGACCGCGACGGCCGGCGCCATGAGATCGATGATCCTGTCAAAAAGGCGATGATCCTCAAGAACGATCTGGTGAAGCGGCTGAAGGAGCAGCCGGGCTGGCGGAACAGTGGGATGATCTGTCATGCGGTCGCGTTTCCCGACCTGCGGGACCGCAATACTCAGCTCGCACCCGACCTGCCCACCCCGATCGCCCTCTTCGAGCCCGACCTGATCTACCTGGAGGAAAAGCTGGAGTCGGCTTTCAGCTTCTGGTCGAACCAGTCCGCGCACCGGTCGGAGATGCTTGAGTCCGATCTGGCCGTCGTCGAAAGATTCTTCGCGCCGACCTATGAGCTGAGGAAACCGCTCGGCGTTCTCCTCTCTGACACCGATACGGAGATTTTCCGGCTCACGAACCAGCAGTTCGCCGTCCTCCGGTGCAACCGCCGCAACGCCCGGGCCTCGGTCGCTGGAGGCGCCGGTACCGGAAAGACGCTGCTGGCCATCGAGAAGGCCCGCGAGTTCGCCCGGGATGGCATGAGCACGCTGTTCGTCTGCTTCAACAAGCCGCTCGCGGACTACGTGAAAACCGCGCTGGCCGGGACTGACGGCGTTACCGTCAGCACGTTCCACGGCCTCTGCCATGACTATGCGGAACGGGCGGGGCTCCCGGTGCTGCCGCTTGGCACCAAAGAGGTTCCGGCGGACTATTTCCGCAAGCAGCTCCCGGCGTGGATGAGCGAGGCTCTAGGGAAACGGCCGGACGACCGATTCAACGCGGTTGTCGTGGACGAGGCGCAGGACATTGAAGAGGACTGGTGGCCACTCATCCTCGGGACGCTCTTTGAACCGGACGAACAACCGCTCTGGGTTTTCTACGATCCCAACCAGCGGTTCTACCGGCAGGGCTCGTCGTTCCCCGAGTTTGCGACCGAACTCACCTTGGACGAAAACCTCCGCAACACGAAACCGATCCAGCAATTCGCGGCCCGGTTCTGCAGCAACGAAGAGTTTATTCCCGGCGGCCCCGATGGCCCGCCGGTCGAGCAGTTGAAACTCCCGTCCAACCTGAAGCTGGCCGACGCGCTCGAAACGGTCCTCGACCGGCTGATCCACGAAGACCTCATCCCGGCCGAGGAGATCGCCATCCTGACCGGAGTGAGCCTCAAGAAAAGCGCACTCAACGGGATCAAGAAGATCGGGAACTGGGAGTTGACGCCATCAGACCAGCCGGTGCGCGGCAAGGTCGTCCTGGAAACCATTCACCGGTTCAAGGGGCTCGAACGCCAAGTGGTTATCCTCGTCGAAACCGAAAGCCTTGCCACCGCAACCGGCGACGAGAAGAAAGACCAGGATCACCGGAACCTGATGTATGTGGGGTGTACGAGAGCGAGAGGACTACTTATTTGCAATTCTGTTTAA
- a CDS encoding ATP-binding protein, which yields MEINYEHWAVIQYVRNLSRSLGARSAIVQKLVSWVESEGSEVGLSFLAPGGEDHGSSRRRRFRPNQPEKGLQDVHEVLDRFFAENRAEAPGVFQQNIDAIAREFGLDPLEQGIFEAAVRYATCHQFERLCDEIMPTRVLSLDGMIAKLLAADPEAVRVRMKPSARLYRLGLVVVHLTFKGQFDSSLKVPNRVLGGLMPPNHGVDDFRRAVAGKPQLPELGWEDFGHVATDRDFLLPLLSGAMREKARGINILLYGPPGTGKTEFAKVLAAKAGLSIYSIGESDDEGSMPKTSERIAGIQIASALLAGAENSMLLFDEMEDLLSRSRDREDSSLSKVFLNRLLENNPVPVIWTTNDTDCFDPALLRRMTYALEMKVPPRKVREGVWQRLLERQSVEVPGDEVRKLARDFCEAPALAASAVRAARLAGGQTEQVRQAVRSVSVLMRGEAPEKKPEKRPDRYDLSLVNADADLVNLSGHICSLENSRRVSLCLSGPPGTGKTAFVRHLAREMGIEVIQKRASDLLSMWVGGSEKNIAAAFRHARDEEAFLVFDEADSLLQDRNLAQRSWEVTQVNEMLTWMESHDWPFACTTNFSDRLDAASLRRFTFKVTLKFMSPEQCRAAFRLYFGTEPPDGSVLPPNLTPGDFALVHRKAGILGQLGNPEILCGLLWDEANAKIRERRVGFMQPVGSV from the coding sequence ATGGAAATCAACTACGAACACTGGGCAGTGATCCAGTACGTGCGGAATCTCTCCCGGTCCTTGGGAGCGCGTTCCGCGATTGTGCAGAAGCTGGTGAGCTGGGTGGAAAGTGAAGGGTCCGAGGTCGGGCTCTCGTTTCTGGCCCCTGGCGGTGAAGATCATGGGTCTTCGCGCCGCAGGCGCTTCAGACCGAACCAGCCGGAGAAGGGGCTTCAGGACGTGCATGAGGTGCTGGACCGGTTCTTTGCGGAGAACCGTGCGGAAGCGCCCGGTGTCTTTCAGCAGAATATCGACGCCATCGCGCGGGAGTTCGGCCTTGATCCCCTGGAGCAGGGCATTTTCGAAGCCGCCGTCCGTTACGCGACCTGCCATCAGTTCGAGCGTCTGTGCGACGAGATCATGCCGACCCGGGTGCTGAGCCTGGACGGCATGATCGCCAAGCTGCTTGCCGCCGATCCTGAGGCCGTGCGGGTCCGGATGAAGCCTTCGGCCCGTCTGTACCGGCTGGGGCTGGTGGTGGTTCACCTGACCTTCAAGGGGCAGTTTGATTCGAGCCTCAAGGTGCCGAACCGGGTTCTCGGCGGACTGATGCCGCCGAACCATGGAGTCGATGACTTCCGACGCGCGGTCGCGGGCAAACCCCAGCTGCCGGAACTGGGGTGGGAGGATTTCGGTCATGTCGCCACCGACCGGGATTTCCTTCTGCCTCTTCTCTCCGGGGCCATGAGGGAAAAGGCACGGGGTATTAATATTCTGCTCTACGGGCCTCCGGGGACCGGCAAGACGGAATTCGCCAAGGTGCTCGCGGCGAAGGCCGGCCTGTCGATCTACTCCATCGGGGAAAGCGATGACGAGGGATCGATGCCCAAGACCAGCGAGCGGATCGCCGGCATCCAGATCGCGAGTGCACTCCTCGCCGGGGCTGAAAATTCGATGCTCCTGTTCGACGAGATGGAAGACCTGCTTTCCCGGTCCCGGGACCGGGAGGACAGTTCGCTTTCAAAGGTATTCCTGAACCGGTTGCTGGAGAACAATCCGGTCCCGGTCATCTGGACGACCAACGATACGGATTGCTTCGATCCAGCCCTGCTGCGCCGGATGACCTATGCGCTGGAGATGAAGGTTCCGCCCCGCAAGGTGCGGGAGGGGGTGTGGCAGCGGCTCCTGGAGCGCCAGTCGGTCGAGGTTCCGGGGGACGAGGTCCGCAAGCTGGCCCGGGATTTCTGCGAAGCCCCTGCACTGGCCGCCAGCGCAGTCCGGGCGGCCCGGCTCGCGGGTGGCCAGACCGAACAGGTGCGGCAGGCTGTGAGGAGCGTATCCGTGCTGATGCGGGGAGAGGCACCCGAGAAAAAACCGGAAAAACGTCCGGACCGGTACGATCTGTCACTGGTCAACGCCGATGCCGATCTGGTGAACCTGTCAGGTCATATCTGTTCGCTGGAGAACTCCCGCCGGGTATCGCTTTGCCTGTCAGGTCCGCCGGGTACCGGAAAGACGGCCTTCGTGCGCCACCTCGCCCGCGAGATGGGAATCGAGGTGATCCAGAAGCGCGCTTCTGACCTGCTCAGCATGTGGGTCGGCGGGTCCGAGAAAAACATCGCGGCCGCCTTCCGGCATGCCCGCGACGAGGAAGCGTTCCTTGTCTTCGATGAGGCCGATTCCCTTCTGCAGGACCGGAACCTCGCCCAGAGGTCCTGGGAAGTGACGCAGGTGAACGAGATGCTCACCTGGATGGAGTCCCACGACTGGCCGTTCGCCTGCACGACGAACTTCTCCGACCGCCTGGATGCTGCTTCGCTCCGCCGGTTCACGTTCAAAGTGACCCTGAAGTTCATGTCGCCGGAGCAGTGCCGCGCCGCGTTCCGCCTCTACTTTGGAACGGAACCGCCGGACGGAAGCGTTCTGCCCCCGAACCTGACGCCGGGGGACTTCGCGCTGGTTCACCGGAAAGCCGGGATCCTGGGCCAGCTGGGGAATCCGGAAATCCTCTGCGGGCTCCTCTGGGATGAAGCAAACGCGAAGATCCGGGAGCGCCGGGTCGGATTCATGCAGCCAGTGGGGTCCGTATGA
- a CDS encoding phospholipase D family protein — MELNIVTSATGEMEEQVRDAIGNAQEVWVISAYVSLTGFEIIEDQIKKSLRKGGNITLLFGIDQSNISSKELYDRVSVYVEKWPKNISVWVCFQKTNYLMHAKVYAGFGRDDGQDHLLIGSTNLTERAFKSNTEIAIRAVGNLGNLRRDIHDIFESLKPACHKLDKENIKDLSKFLIEKSSAKIELTEEQLEDQKRRRDEVKEKFNKLTEKIKPPDPETIKAYKNRPQDFVMDLISEGVFLSYDFDMEKTNAKIKSDYLYRAGMLTKEAKRKIGIAQKRNKGSSYSVPMLPEDVQKKLKSISLKISNAFGTSGIETAFGYWVPNSNVQDLNERISECESELVGILTESERRVSIHINKSRKELDSTVKKVVYDLAKDGLSSPDKWKTRKFNWDQAIIRSNYKKGAPWNNKTELYKRALKSISEVLYEDVRSQLNKSYALAQIRTLSSKIIYLSEPQGEENMRIYISDLVWAVVGYRFKGLKRKTGPVRYLVERSRGQTTEEDLVKYVEASCSVDDESFISLEKLVETFISWFGKPPYFSPESLNTIAAEEEQEDEVDDDEDGGNDDEDDESDCD; from the coding sequence GTGGAACTAAATATAGTTACTAGCGCAACTGGTGAAATGGAAGAACAAGTTCGCGATGCCATCGGCAATGCCCAGGAAGTATGGGTAATTAGTGCATATGTTAGTCTAACTGGGTTTGAAATAATTGAAGATCAAATTAAAAAATCACTTCGGAAAGGAGGTAATATCACATTATTGTTTGGGATTGATCAGTCTAATATTTCTTCTAAAGAACTATATGATCGTGTCTCTGTATATGTTGAGAAGTGGCCGAAAAACATTTCAGTTTGGGTGTGTTTTCAAAAAACAAATTATTTGATGCATGCAAAAGTTTACGCTGGGTTTGGCCGGGATGACGGGCAGGATCATTTGTTAATAGGCTCTACTAATCTTACCGAAAGAGCGTTTAAATCAAATACCGAGATCGCAATAAGAGCTGTAGGGAATCTCGGTAATTTACGTCGGGACATTCACGATATATTTGAAAGTCTTAAACCGGCTTGCCACAAACTTGATAAAGAAAACATAAAAGATCTTTCAAAATTCTTAATCGAAAAGTCATCGGCTAAAATAGAATTGACCGAAGAACAGCTGGAGGATCAAAAACGTCGACGCGATGAGGTTAAAGAAAAATTCAATAAACTGACTGAGAAAATAAAGCCACCCGATCCCGAAACAATAAAGGCTTATAAAAATAGGCCGCAAGATTTTGTTATGGACCTCATCAGCGAAGGCGTTTTCCTTTCATACGATTTCGATATGGAGAAAACGAATGCCAAAATCAAATCAGATTATTTATATCGGGCGGGGATGCTCACAAAGGAAGCAAAAAGGAAAATAGGAATTGCGCAAAAACGTAACAAGGGATCAAGTTACTCAGTTCCAATGCTTCCTGAAGATGTCCAGAAAAAATTAAAAAGTATCTCGCTGAAAATTAGTAATGCATTTGGCACTTCAGGCATCGAAACTGCATTTGGTTATTGGGTACCGAATTCAAATGTCCAAGATTTGAATGAGAGGATATCGGAATGTGAGTCGGAATTAGTTGGAATACTTACTGAAAGTGAAAGACGTGTCTCGATACATATAAATAAGTCTAGGAAAGAATTAGATTCTACTGTAAAAAAAGTCGTTTATGATCTGGCGAAAGACGGATTATCATCTCCAGATAAATGGAAAACACGGAAATTTAATTGGGATCAGGCAATAATTAGATCCAACTATAAAAAGGGTGCGCCTTGGAACAACAAGACAGAGCTATATAAGAGGGCGCTGAAATCAATATCGGAGGTATTATATGAGGATGTGCGGTCACAGTTAAACAAAAGTTATGCGTTGGCTCAAATTCGTACGTTATCGTCAAAAATAATATATCTATCTGAGCCCCAAGGCGAAGAGAATATGAGAATATATATCTCTGATCTCGTCTGGGCCGTAGTTGGCTATAGATTTAAGGGATTAAAAAGGAAGACTGGTCCGGTTCGCTACCTTGTTGAACGTAGTCGCGGGCAAACGACTGAAGAAGATCTGGTAAAGTACGTGGAGGCCTCGTGTTCTGTAGATGATGAGTCTTTTATATCATTAGAAAAGCTAGTGGAGACATTTATTTCGTGGTTCGGTAAGCCGCCTTATTTTTCGCCCGAATCATTGAATACAATTGCGGCCGAAGAAGAACAAGAAGATGAAGTGGATGATGATGAGGATGGTGGCAATGACGATGAGGACGATGAAAGCGACTGTGATTAA